One window of the Daphnia pulex isolate KAP4 chromosome 8, ASM2113471v1 genome contains the following:
- the LOC124200468 gene encoding voltage-dependent calcium channel type A subunit alpha-1-like isoform X10: MGSKRPISNMATASSGSGPTSLFILTEKNIIRRYTRFIIEWPPFEYAVLLTIIANCVVLALEEHLPGGDKTPLARKLEKTEPYFLGIFCVESTLKILALGFALHRGSYLRNIWNMMDFVVVVTGFVTLFAQDELDVDLRTLRAIRVLRPLKLVSGIPSLQVVLKSIIKAMAPLLQIGLLVLFAIVIFAIIGLEFYSGALHKTCYSIEDLNEILAEGELATPCNTDNATQAVAGSYICDYNSSLCLEKWEGPNFGITSFDNIGFAMLTVFQCITMEGWTSILYWTNDALGSSYNWVYFVPLIVIGSFFMLNLVLGVLSGEFAKERERVENRQAFLKLRRQQQLERELNGYVEWICKAEEVILAEERTTEEEKLHIMEARRRAAAKRKKLKHLGKSRSTDTEDEENEDEPDEVPKKKGFKGFSRASYLKSKVKNKGACKRFWRAEKRLRFKIRHTVKQQWFYWFVIVLVFFNTVCVAVEHYNQPPWLTEFLYYAEFAFLGLFMTEMCIKMYALGPRIYFESAFNRFDCVVISGSIFEVIWSAFKSGSFGLSVLRALRLLRVFKVTKYWSSLRNLVISLLSSMRSILSLLFLLFLFILIFALLGMQLFGGAFNFPEGTPPANFNSFPIALLTVFQILTGEDWNEVMYQGIESQGGSRRGMIYSLYFIILVLFGNYTLLNVFLAIAVDNLANAQELTAAEEEQEEEDKEKQQQELEKEMEALHLGSEGSPKLDSTSPSKKGKGKRGHKSEGNGDAKTGDNVDDDDIMGPKPMLPYSSMFILSPTNPVRRAAHWVVNLPYFDFFIMVVISLSSIALAAEDPVEEGSFRNDILNYFDYAFTGVFTVEMVLKVIDSGIILHPGSYLREIWNVMDAVVVICAAVSFTFDMMGSSTGQNLSTIKSLRVLRVLRPLKTIKRVPKLKAVFDCVVNSLKNVFNILIVYMLFHFIFAVVAVQLFNGKFFYCTDDSKHTQDDCQGDYFTFSYDKRPPEVKRREWKSQLFHYDNVMAAMLTLFAVQTGEGWPQVLQNSMAATQEDHGPILHYRIEMSIFYIVYFIVFPFFFVNIFVALIIITFQEQGEAELQDGEIDKNQKSCIDFAIQAKPLERYMPKDRESFKYKIWRVVVSTPFEYFIMTLIVLNTLLLMMKYYKQSVLYKETLHYMNTAFTALFSIECMLKIISFGVRNFFKDPWNTFDFVTVVGSIIDALVVEFGENFINVGFLRLFRAARLIKLLRQGYTIRILLWTFVQSFKALPYVCLLIAMLFFIYAIIGMQVFGNILLEPGTTHIHRHNNFRSFIQGLMLLFRCATGEAWPNIMLSCIRGRQCDPRALKFENGQVIEDKECGSNLAYAYFVSFIFFCSFLMLNLFVAVIMDNFDYLTRDSSILGAHHLDEFIRIWAEYDPNATGKILYTEMFDMLKNMDPPLGFGNKCPYRLAYKKLIRMNMPVDVDGKVQFTSTLFALIRENLSIKMRPADEMDEANQELRVTIKKIWPLQAKKVLDLIIPPDNELNTGKLTVGKIYGGLLILENWKTTRFGQIEASASTALEILTDQLDHQHDSRPPSVESASKVMHRLKPEGEAGMHRPNSRAWSPSPCALRRSHSPQPHYRRDMSPLPPRRAHDIGFSDAVSDVVDIVKHETSRKGRARAKLRGDEYSLSRCRTPTRQERHVRSRMIHPSMVSEYDRRHYRSASNSPDHFGDERVSPVPSPMPARLPSIPVKRGYRSATNSLEENLSRSPTPENLPSCSNNHGLVKEGSLSQHSYPTLPQRRSGGRRLPPTPRNPSTLNFGVVGAVVMATQRAPHSPTSAHLGGVMGPGGTINFPKLSPSPTHPSRTHHLPAIPSGQVGRLRDRLPTLPGASHPRSNNCGLPVGNDDEEDYMPALRIEPLSFEQALAMGRGVGGVGRQLPNGYKPGQQGVSVDSQLTSGDRRLVDRPPLNQRTLSNRPLQHRADEGRSDSDEDDWC; the protein is encoded by the exons ATGGGCTCAAAAAGACCCATTTCTAACATGGCGACCGCTTCATCAGGATCGGGACCCACCTCGCTCTTCATTCTCACAGAAAAGAACATCATACGCCGTTACACCAGATTCATCATCGAGTGGCC TCCGTTTGAGTATGCAGTGCTGTTGACCATCATAGCCAACTGTGTTGTTCTGGCTCTGGAGGAGCATCTACCTGGAGGCGATAAAACACCCTTAGCTCGGAAATTG GAGAAAACAGAGCCCTATTTTTTGGGCATTTTTTGTGTAGAATCCACCTTGAAAATTTTAGCTCTTGGTTTCGCCCTGCACCGCGGATCGTACTTGAGAAACATTTGGAACATGATggatttcgtcgtcgtcgtcacagG ATTTGTGACGCTGTTCGCACAAGATGAACTGGACGTCGATTTGCGCACCCTCCGTGCCATACGCGTCCTCCGACCACTCAAACTTGTGTCCGGCATTCCCA GTTTGCAAGTGGTGCTCAAGTCTATCATCAAAGCCATGGCCCCTTTACTTCAAATTGGACTGCTGGTGCTCTTTGCTATCGTCATCTTTGCCATTATCGGTCTCGAATTTTATTCTGGAGCACTTCACAAAACGTGCTACAGCATTGAAGATTTGA ATGAGATTCTGGCGGAAGGCGAGTTGGCGACGCCGTGTAACACCGATAACGCAACGCAGGCAGTCGCGGGCAGTTATATATGCGATTACAATTCATCGCTGTGCCTGGAGAAGTGGGAGGGCCCTAATTTTGGCATTACGTCCTTTGACAATATTGGATTCGCCATGTTAACTGTGTTTCAGTGTATCACTATGGAGGGTTGGACTTCTATACTTTATTGG aCCAACGATGCCCTGGGCAGTTCGTACAACTGGGTGTATTTTGTTCCTCTCATCGTCATCGGATCATTTTTCATGCTCAATCTAGTACTCGGTGTACTTAGCGG GGAATTTGCCAAGGAAAGAGAGCGCGTAGAAAATAGGCAAGCTTTCTTGAAATTGCGCCGTCAGCAACAACTAGAGCGCGAACTCAACGGCTACGTTGAATGGATCTGCAAAGCAG AGGAGGTCATTTTAGCCGAAGAGAGAACGACGGAAGAGGAGAAACTTCACATCATGGAAG CAAGGAGAAGAGCGGCGGCGAAGCGGAAAAAGTTGAAGCACTTGGGTAAGAGCCGAAGCACCGACACTGAAGACGAGGAAAACGAAGATGAACCCGACGAAG TGcctaagaaaaaagggtttaAAG GTTTCTCTCGTGCCTCCTATCTCAAAtctaaagtgaaaaacaaaggaGCCTGCAAGCGATTTTGGAGAGCCGAAAAAAGATTACG GTTCAAAATCCGGCATACGGTAAAACAACAATGGTTTTACTGGTTCGTGATTGTGTTAGTGTTTTTCAACACGGTTTGCGTGGCTGTGGAACACTACAATCAGCCTCCGTGGCTGACCGAGTTCTTGT ACTACGCTGAATTTGCCTTTTTGGGTTTGTTCATGACTGAAATGTGCATCAAAATGTATGCACTGGGTCCGAGGATTTACTTTGAATCCGCGTTCAACCGCTTCGATTGCGTCGTCATCAGCGGTTCGATTTTCGAAGTGATTTGGTCCGCATTCAAGTCGGGTTCATTTGGTCTCTCTGTACTCAGAGCGCTTCGATTGCTCCGGGTCTTCAAAGTCACCAA GTACTGGTCGTCGCTGAGGAACTTGGTGATTTCCTTGCTGAGTTCGATGCGCTCTATTCTTTCCCTTCTGTTTCTACTCTTCTTGTTCATTCTCATCTTCGCTTTATTGGGAATGCAACTCTTTGGAGGAGCTTTTAATTTTCCAGAAGGTACACCGCCAGCGAATTTCAACAGCTTTCCCATTGCCTTGCTCACCGTTTTCCAG ATATTGACGGGTGAGGATTGGAATGAAGTCATGTACCAAGGTATCGAGTCGCAGGGAGGATCGCGACGGGGAATGATCTACTCCCTTTATTTCATCATCCTTGTCCTCTTCGGCAATTACACTCTACTCAACGTCTTTTTGGCCATCGCCGTCGACAATTTGGCGAACGCTCAAGAACTGACGGCCGCCGAGGAAGAGCAAGAAGAGGAGGATAAAGAG aaacagcagcaggagTTAGAGAAGGAGATGGAAGCACTTCACTTGGGCAGCGAAGGCTCGCCAAAACTGGACTCGACATCCCCatctaaaaaaggaaaagg caaaCGGGGACACAAGTCCGAGGGAAATGGTGACGCTAAGACTGGAGACAATGTCGATGACGACGACATTATGGGGCCCAAACCAATGCTGCCTTACTCCTCCATGTTTATATTGTCTCCAACGAATCC ggTCCGGCGCGCTGCTCACTGGGTGGTGAACCTGCCTTActtcgatttttttatcatggtAGTCATCAGTTTGAGTAGCATCGCTCTCGCCGCTGAAGATCCGGTGGAAGAGGGAAGCTTCCGAAACGACATTCTCAATTACTTCGATTACGCATTTACCGGCGTATTTACTGTCGAAATGGTTCTTAAG GTGATAGATTCTGGCATAATACTTCATCCAGGCAGCTATTTGCGAGAAATTTGGAACGTCATGGATGCAGTTGTGGTCATATGCGCTGCAGTATCCTTCACGTTCGATATGAT GGGAAGCTCGACTGGTCAGAATTTGAGCACCATCAAGTCGCTGCGAGTGCTGCGCGTGCTGCGACCCCTCAAAACTATCAAACGTGTGCCGAAGCTAAAAGCCGTCTTCGACTGTGTAGTCAACTCGCTAAAGAACGTCTTCAATATCCTCATCGTTTACATGctcttccatttcattttcgctGTTGTCGCCGTCCAACTTTTCAACGGCAAATTCTTTTACTGCACCGATGACAGCAAGCACACTCAGGACGATTGCCA GGGGGATTACTTCACGTTTTCCTACGATAAGCGGCCACCGGAAGTCAAGCGGCGCGAGTGGAAATCGCAGCTATTTCATTACGACAACGTGATGGCAGCCATGTTGACCTTGTTTGCTGTCCAAACGGGCGAAGGATGGCCCca AGTGCTGCAGAATTCGATGGCCGCTACCCAGGAAGACCACGGCCCCATCCTTCACTATCGGATCGAAATGTCCATTTTCTACATCGTCTACTTCatcgttttccctttctttttcgtcaacaTCTTCGTAGCTCTCATTATTATCACCTTCCAGGAACAGGGTGAGGCTGAACTTCAAGATGGAGAAATAGACAAAAATCAG AAATCGTGCATCGATTTCGCCATCCAAGCCAAGCCGCTGGAGCGTTACATGCCCAAAGATCGCGAGAGCTTCAAGTACAAGATCTGGCGGGTGGTCGTGTCGACTCCGTTCGAGTATTTCATCATGACGCTCATCGTCCTCAACACGCTGCTCCTCATGATGAAG TACTACAAGCAGAGCGTCCTGTACAAGGAGACGCTACATTACATGAATACAGCCTTCACCGCACTGTTTAGCATTGAGTGTATGCTAAAAATCATCTCGTTTGGAGTGAGG aattttttcaaagaccCTTGGAACACGTTCGATTTCGTGACTGTCGTCGGCAGCATTATTGACGCACTCGTCGTCGAATTCGGG GAAAATTTCATCAACGTCGGTTTTTTACGGTTATTCCGAGCAGCCCGTTTGATCAAACTTCTCCGCCAAGGCTATACAATCCGCATTCTTTTATGGACGTTTGTACAGTCGTTCAAG GCTTTGCCTTACGTATGCTTGTTAATAGCCATGTTGTTTTTCATCTACGCCATCATCGGCATGCAG GTGTTTGGTAACATATTGCTGGAACCCGGAACGACGCACATTCATCGCCATAACAATTTTCGCAGCTTTATTCAAGGCTTGATGTTGCTTTTCAG GTGTGCGACAGGTGAAGCGTGGCCCAATATCATGTTGTCGTGCATCCGTGGTCGCCAGTGCGATCCCAGAGCCCTGAAATTCGAGAATGGCCAGGTCATCGAGGACAAGGAGTGCGGCTCTAATCTGGCCTATGCTTACTTCGtctcttttatcttcttttgttcatttctG ATGTTGAATTTATTCGTGGCCGTTATTATGGACAACTTTGATTACCTTACGCGCGACTCTTCCATTCTTGGCGCTCACCATTTGGATGAGTTTATCCGCATCTGGGCCGAATACGACCCGAACGCAAC CGGGAAAATCCTTTACACGGAAATGTTTGAcatgttaaaaaatatggaTCCACCACTCGGCTTTGGCAATAAGTGCCCCTATCGCCTTGCTTACAAAAAACTTATTCGTATGAACATGCCAGTGGATGTCGACGGGAAGGTTCAATTCACCTCAACGCTTTTTGCACTCATCCGCGAGAATCTCAGCATCAAAATGAGACCTG CTGATGAAATGGACGAAGCGAACCAAGAGCTCCGGGTTACCATCAAGAAAATCTGGCCACTGCAAGCTAAAAAAGTTCTTGACTTGATCATTCCACCGGATAATG AACTTAATACGGGGAAGTTGACAGTTGGTAAGATCTATGGCGGCTTGCTCATTCTGGAAAACTGGAAGACGACTCGATTTGGACAAATTGAAGCTTCTGCGTCGACG GCCCTGGAGATACTGACGGATCAACTCGATCACCAGCACGATTCACGGCCGCCGTCGGTTGAATCCGCAAGCAAAGTCATGCACCGACTCAAGCCTGAGGGTGAGGCTGGCATGCACCGACCAAACAGCAGGGCCTGGTCACCTTCACCTTGCGCTTTGCGACGATCTCACTCTCCACAACCTCACTACAG GAGAGACATGTCTCCTTTGCCTCCACGGCGGGCGCACGATATTGGTTTCAGCGATGCTGTTTCGGACGTGGTCGACATTGTCAAACACGAAACGAGTCGCAAGGGACGAGCGAGAG CCAAACTGCGCGGCGACGAGTACAGCCTTTCCCGCTGCCGAACGCCCACACGCCAGGAGAGACACGTTCGCTCTCGGATGATTCATCCTTCGATG gTTTCGGAATATGACAGACGTCATTATCGATCTGCGTCAAATAGTCCCGACCATTTCGGGGACGAAAGAGTTTCACCCGTCCCTAGCCCAATGCCGGCTCGTTTGCCGTCGATACCTGTCAAACGAGGTTATCGCTCAGCCACCAATAGTCTGGAAGAGAATCTTTCAAGGAGTCCAACGCCTGAGAATCTTCCCTCTTGTAGCAACAATCATGGTTTG GTGAAAGAAGGAAGTTTGAGTCAGCATAGTTATCCGACCTTACCCCAACGTCGTAGTGGTGGCAGACGGTTGCCACCGACTCCGAGAAATCCTTCGACGTTGAACTTTGGAGTTGTTGGAGCCGTTGTCATGGCTACTCAACGTGCACCGCATTCGCCGACGTCTGCTCATCTAG GTGGAGTGATGGGACCTGGTGGGACCATCAACTTTCCCAAACTAAGTCCTTCACCAACTCATCCTTCTCGAACTCATCATTTGCCAGCCATTCCAAGTGGACAGGTGGGCCGATTGCGAGATCGCTTACCCACATTGCCGGGAGCGTCTCATCCAAGATCAAATAATTGTGGATTGCCCGTTGGCaatgacgacgaagaagactACATGCCAGCACTTCGTATCGAACCGCTAAGTTTCGAACAGGCTCTAGCCATGGGTAGAGGTGTGGGTGGGGTTGGTCGGCAACTGCCAAACGGCTACAAACCCGGCCAGCAAGGTGTCAGTGTTGATTCGCAATTGACGTCGGGTGATCGCAGACTGGTTGATCGGCCTCCGTTGAATCAGCGAACATTATCCAATCGCCCTCTCCAACATCGAGCAGACGAGGGGCGCAGTGATTCAGACGAGGACGATTGGTGTTAA